The sequence below is a genomic window from Anopheles cruzii chromosome 3, idAnoCruzAS_RS32_06, whole genome shotgun sequence.
TCGCAAGAAGCCTTGGCAGCCCTGGCTTCTATTTGAGCCGAGCTCCTGACGTCGGCTTACGCAATCCGGCCGCTCATCGGGCCGGGTTTGGTTGATAAATCGGCAGCCGTCCCGGAAGAGGTTTCGCGCGAGAAGGGAGTTACACAACGCATTTATTTACCGAAAGCAAACCCAGCTGTTCTGGATGGACAAAACTGACcactttttttatttcgtttcattcgccaacggtttttttttacgcaAGATGCCAATGCcaatccgtccgtccgtcggatTAAAGATGGTCCGAGAAGCGGTGCACGAAGAAtgaatggcgatggcgatcggcAATTCATGTTCCCGCCATTATGCCTCCACTCCATCAGTCCGCCGTGCGCACGGTTGTATAATTTAATTCACGTCTCCTTCAACCTTCCAACCGGTCGGCACATAACGCGGTCTCATTACTCAGcagccgtcgtcgccaccgccagaggACGCGTAGAAGACGCGCGATGGTACGTGAAAAGCACTCACATAACCTCCCCAGCAGATGGTAAAGTGTGGCCTTACGGCGCCTGGCCGAATGCTGGGAGGTGGCCAGTCTCCGCGAGCGCGCGTATACCACGTGGAGTACCCGCGCCAGCGGATTGCGGCTAAGCACTGTCgtgatgtttctttttttcttttctatccGCGTTAATGTATCATGTGGGTTGAGGTGTATTGTTGGTGCTTGTTGGCTTTTGGCTTTTGGGGCATATTTATAATAAGCTTACATAAGTCCGAGCCCCGCTCCGAAGTAACCGCCAGGCGGCTGTGGAAACATATTTCGGTCGCCAATGCTGATCTCACCGCGGGCCTTAGATGTCGGGCTCAGAAGCAGAAGCATCCCAATTCTGCCAGCCGATTTCCCGGACACGTGGATCACAGCATAAGTAACGGTCAAGTAAATGCACATACCGACGAAAGTATGAGGCGTGCCCTTGGTGTTTGTTGGGCGTTTGCAGTCCGAAAAGTCTACTGCCTTCGTCTGAAGCCAAACCACAAATCACCTTCCCGGGAATCACCGTCACACCATCgtctaaacacacacacacacacggcatgGCACCGCACGCGAGCTGTGCGAACCACACGCGACGGCGCTGTGTGAGTACGCGACGTCAAGTACGCGAAGGGGTACTAAAAATTGTTGCCGAGGCATCTCTCTGTGGTATGATTTTTTGCGCCCTTCCCCCGTCGCTCgcctgtttgttgttggtggtggcctccagtccggttcccggtggcgGCACGAGAGGCACGCGAGGCACCTTGGCCCACGGCGGAGAGGTAATGAAAGTTACGCTTATGACAATTATGCGaaagttttctctttctcttcgtgTGGCTCGCGAAGCGTCGGAtggaggttgtttttcttgctttttcgCACCCCAGCCAACGGGTTGAACAGGTGAGGTGAGGTGAGGTGGATGCATTACGACACGAGGGTTTGAGCGTGGTGAATGAACATCTTCTGGTGGTTCCATCTGGAAGATCCGGCCGAAGGCGACCTTCGCACCTGTCGACGGTTTCACGTGCTTGGCGATGATCGAGTTTTTACGCGACACTTTGAGAAGGTTTGCTTGTTAATCATTGTTAGTGTTTTTTGGTGGTTATTATCAAAACGATGTTTCTGGTACATGTTAATGGGGTCAGTCATGTTTCTCTCTGAAACCAAAGGCACATTAATTCTTGGTGCATCCTCTATACCCGTACCTGCGCTTTAGGGCGTTGGTCTACAAAAAAGAGCTCAAAAAGTACTCGCGAAGAACTACAGACAGGAGTTTACATTGTGCAGGTACACTGCCCTTGAGACATTATTTACAAAATCAGCGCCGGTGTTATCGTTGGCTTCGCATGCAAGAATTTGCATATTTGCTTCACTTTGCTCCACGAAAGCACAACATCCGTGGGAACGGAGTAAGATGTGTGCAGGTCGTTCCTAGCCTTGTGTAACGATGTGTCGAATGGGTTTCTGGGAAGGCCCAGCGATGGTTCCGGCACCACCGTTGGCAGCCTgttgtcgccgccgtcgaaaTCGTCGCTAAACTCTTTAatgtttccttcctttttttgcaccATTTACGCGAAACGACCTTATGCCCGGCTCATCGTGTTGAGTTTGCACAAAATGTCCACAAAGGCAGTTGCAGTGGTTGTTGAAACCAGTTAACAAGCATAAACTCCTAGCACCTCCATTGGCGTGCCCTACTAGGATTTCTATGATTTCTATGTTCTAGTAACGCCTTCAGGGCGCCCAAAAATCGATACCCAACCTTCGCGCGGAACATATGCATAATTACGTACCGAAAACGGAtggatggcggtggcggtcaaGCCGATCAGTGCTCCGCCAAGGctgtaccgtaccgtaccgtactGCGCCCTCGTGGATAATGTATGCAGCTGCGAACCCGATTGCTGCCGGCGACTCGCGTTTTGACGCGACGATGACGTTTCGCTTTGGACACGGATTCGCTCGGCTGAGCTTTAGGATGGTCAAGGTTATTGTCGCGCCCGCTGCGTGGTTTATTGTTTACCCTTTTTAGCTGTCGTTCCGTCGCTCGTGACACACGTCCGAAGAAACGGCCAATCGGAGAAACATACTCAAGAAGGACAGTTCAGTGTGCGTAAGGACGActggtgtttgtgtgcgtgcgtgaattGTGGCTCTTATCAGCCAGTCGATCGTTCATGTAATATCAACAAATTATGAAATCGATGTCGCTAACGATTGAACGCACCGATCTTGGTGCCGGCGAACTCGCGAACTTAACCACGCGAAGGGCCACTCATTGTGAATGCGTCCACttaaaaagcaattaatttAACCCATTAATCAATCCGTCCGGTGTGACACGTCGGGACAATAGAAAACTGATGGCCACAGCGGCCCAAAGGGGAAGTGGAACTGTTTGTTAAATGATGAAGCGATTAATGAAATGACTGCATTGGAGTTACTGCGAGGAACTCTTCAAAATCTTAAAGGACTCAGTGGGTTTAAGAATTGATAGATATTTCCAACCCAACTCATGTTTGGTTGAGCTTCGTTTCGTTGATGGCGGTTCGCATATTAAACCACGGATCCGATACCCGAAATAATTTGCCTGTAACGTCGACGACGTGAAGTTTGGCGGACGAACTGTGTAActgaccgtttttttttatgatttctccaacattttctctctctctttctcccgtTCTTAATGTACGAATCTGAAGGATAGTAAAAGGCGACGAGAGCGAACGATCCGAGCCGTCCTGGTGTCTGGCAGGCCCGGTCTGGAACCCGTAAGGCGCTAGCGAGCCGCACCAGTGCCAATAATGACCACTTTGTCACATCCGTTCAAAGACAGCCCGGAGCCGCTGGAAGTGCCCAAGCAGTACGCCGCCGACGTGGACGCATTCTACGACTGGtaagccacgccacggccTTTCTGGTTCGGGTTGGTTTGATGACTTCATTTGGTTGATTAAATGCGGAATAGTACATGAGCGGCTGGGGTTCCGAAAGCACAGCCGCTGCCTACGAACAACAGCCGGccctgttttggtttttgaaaTTAACCGTGCCTTAACAGGATCGATACGACGGGCTGCTGCCTAGCGGGTTAGCCATGGGTTGAATTGTTCACGAAACCTGAGAGATCGCCCATCAAGCGCACCGTGTTTATTGAAATTACATACCCGCCGCGATGCCTTTAATTCCAGCAAATGTAATGTCAAAGGTGGCTCGACGACCAATTGAAGAGTTGCTTGTAAGCTTCGAAAAACATGGCACGAGATGAACTGTTAAGTTAGAGAAACCACAATTAAACAAACTCAGACGCACTTGTTTGATTTTCACCGAGCTGCCGGTTGTTGATTCACTTGATAAGATTTGTAAATAGTCTGTTGTGAATGTGAAATGGATGTGATCATCCTGAAGATTGGGTATCGCTTGAGGATACAGATAAGAGGTACTCCCaaaccacagcacagcacaaagAATGAGACTAAAGTAAAAGGGAGACCACCCTAAGGGATGGATCTTACGTCAGAAAATTATGTTCCGTTGATGTTTGCATATAATCTTAAAACATTGGAGACGCACGACACAATGCGCTCTCAATTCGATTGTGTGAAAATGGATGATGAAACAAAAGCCTGAGCTGAATTTAGTTAGCCGTCGGGCTTGACACTGTATTATATCGCGACCAGGTTCGCAATCACTTTGGGACCAAAAAGTGTTGAAATTTAGTAGAATTTAGTCTTCCGTACATCGTCGCCAGCTCTCAAGCTCTCATTTCACATCTTCCCCTTAGGGCAAAGGCCCAGCCACGGTTTCCCGGTTTCTCCAAGAACCATGCCCACCTCTTTCTGCACGCGTGCCTCTGGGACGTGGACGACGCCAAGAAGGCGATGCAGAAGTATGCCCAGATCCACGCCAACTCGCCCGAAATATTCGACAACCGGGACATCATGGGGGCCGGAGTGCAGATGACGCTGAACGCCACGTAAGTTTCCCGTAGGGGCCCGTCCCGACTCTACGCCACGCTTCCGGTACTAAACGTCTACACGAATTAGTCACATGGTTGCGCTGCCGCGGCCAACACCGGAAGGCTACCGGCTGCTGTACTACCGGCTGTCCGACACCGACCCGTCCAAGATGAACTTTGCCGAGGCCGTCAAATCGTTCTGCATGTTCAACGACGCGCAGATCAGCATGGACGGCATCGTCGAGGGCTACATCGTCATCTTCGACATGAAGGGCGTCCGGCTGGGGCACCTGGCGCGCGTCCAGTTCGGGCCGCTGCGAGTCTTCATGAGCTACATCCAGGACGCGCACCCGGTGCGCCTGAAGAAGATCTACATCGTGCACACCGCGTCCTTCATCAATCAGGTGATGGCCCTGGTGAAGCCACTGATCCGGTCGGagctgctggggctgctgcaGTTCACGGCGTCCGGCCCGGAGGAGATCGTCGGGGTTGACTACCTGCCGAAGGTAGGTATTCTGAATGGGAGGACGACGAATTGGGTCCCTAAAAAGCCGCCGTCGTTTCGTCGTTTGCAGGACTTCGGCGGACCGTACGAGGAGGTGGCCACGATGCACGCGGACCAGAAGCGGCGTCTGGAGACGGAGTATCGCGACTGGCTGACGGATTCGAGCGCCCTCAAGGAGGCGCCCAAGCAGAAGAACGGTGGTGGGCCGGCCAGCTCGAACGCCGCCATCAAGCCACCGGTGAAAGCGTTCCGGGGACTGGAGATTGATTAGCGAAGGGGGTCGCGACGGCCGGACGGATCATGTGGCCATCTTCTCCACTTCGCCGCACACCCGCGGCGACCGCGACGGAAGGGAGTCCTTCAAGTTCCATCATCGCCGCCACTCGTTCTCACCAACCCAGCTACCGTAACTTCCTTCGGTACCTTCCTTCCGTCTCCGAGTTGCCGCAACGGATTGACCGGAAGTGGAAGGGGACCgggaattttgtgttttgacaACTGATTTTTGCGGGCGCATTCTTCAATGGCtttgtttcaaatgtttgtttttattcgtcTACATCTATTGCTCATTATCGTAAGGCCggttgtatgtgtgtgtgtgttatctgtgtgtgtgcgtgcttgtTTGCTGCGTcaacgcggcggcggacccGGAACCACGTTCTAGTTGGAATTGTAAATAAAGGCAACTGAGGCGAGAACGGAAGGACGGTGGTTTCAGTTGCGCGTGCTGAGAATGGCTTTAAAGCGGTGCCTCCAATTAACTTGCGCCAAGTTCAAGGCGGTTGGCGCTGCAAACTGGACACTAACCAAATTAACCTTTGCGCTCGGGGCCTGGAGTTGGAAACGCAAATGCGAGCGCGAGGTGAGGGGTTTTAATCGTTCCTGGCGAAaggcaaaaaatggaagccgcggcggcggcggcgacgttgGCAGTGGCGTCGGATTTGGTTATTATTCACAAACGAGTCACCCTCCGTTACGTCCGTTACGTCCCCTTTAGCCCCCCTTGAGCTTTGCAGCGATTATCACGAATGGTCCGAACCCTGCTCCTGGCTGGGCCGTCATGGTGTGGAGGACGGCCCGGTCCGTGGTCCGAAAATAATTTTGCAAGGCAAAGAACCCACGGCACGGATGATATTCTGACTTCATTGTGtctctggctgtgtgtgtatgtgtgtgtgtgggatggCTGTCGGGTCCCTACATACCCCCATACAAAGCCTCTCGCCCGCTTAATGGCGCAGAGATACTGTTGATTAAAAGTCTAATCGTGTTTTTCCGTGCTTCTGGTTTTCCACTTCGCTTCCGACGCTCCCCACGTGCACCGAGGGGCGGCACTGTCGTAGTCTCATCATTTCCGGCCATCCCGAGCCAGCGTCCGCGTCCATCCTTGCGTGCCTTGGGGATGGTGCAAATTGTGGGAAAAGTTTGGTTGCAAAAACAAGCACCAGACACTGCCAGCCAGCATACGGCGACAGTCGACGGCGAGGCGGCGGTCACAGTTAAGGGGCAATTTGTTGCTCAACTAAATCCCGACCCGCTTAACCATGACGGATGCAAAAATTTTCCTTCCCatcgcacgtgtgtgtgtgtgtgtgtgttggggtggccgtttcgatttctttttccgccttttttgcgcacGATGCCCCGCTTGAGGTTAAACGAATAAAAGGCTGACCTTATGGAGTGGCAGACACCCGATGACCTACCCGCCAGGGCTAACAAGAAGCAAAGTACGGCTTTTTGcatacttgtttttttttttgttcaaaatacATAATTAATACTTAGTTAACATTTACAGGTGGCACGGGCAACGACGGATGCCCACCGGAAGTTGGTAGCCTCTGGCTGAATTGCGCCCTCCGCAGACCAATAAAACTAAAGGCCAACCTAGCCCAACACAACTCTGTCGGCGTTCCATCGCACGTTTGAGACGTTTGGaacattgttttcatttaatcCTCTAAAAGAATTAATTATACCAAACTAGACATTGCATACATTCAGGCGTTTCACTCTTGGCAGAAGTTTtctgaaaaacaaacagcagcagcagcgactaAATACCAGATCTGTCTGTTGAATTACTACAGCCATTGGCTTGGTTTGAATTATCCACCGTCCACCAGTGAACCGGTCCAGGTTTTTGAATCACCCTGTATCACGCGCAGttcgacgaagacgaggaTGGGTTACTACGGTTACTCAGCGGAATCGAACCACTATAGTGAACCTGCAACCCATGGGGGCTGTGGGTGACTCAGTtagattttcttttcactcaCGACGGCTCGCGTAGCTCGCAGTGCGCCGGCGCCGTCTTTTCTGTGTTCCGCTGCAAGCCGCGGGAGCTTTCCGCAACGATTCGAGTGTGCCTTCCGCCGGAAAGAGGGCTACGATAGGTAGACAAGAGGCAGACAACAATTCGGAATAGAAGAGAGcgcgcgtgagagagagaggtgagCTTCCAGGGAACTCTGTCTCCGTCGTCTCCTTACGCGGTCTGCAGTTGCATAACACCGGATCCCGTGGACGAGCGAGTCCAGGGAGCGCGCTCGCCAACAAAAGTCGTCGCTCCGGTAACCTAGTGGCCATCTGGCCGTTTCCGAGCCACTCAGCAGCGGGAAGCGCGCGCTCGACTCTCACCGCCGACGACACGGAACCGCGAACCGATTACTGAACGAGCGCACGCCGTCTCAGAAGGAGTCGTACAGTGCCCGTGGCCAGTGGTGGTGCGTAGTAGCCTGTGTGACCCAAATTCTTCCCCCAAAGTTTTCTCCACCGCGTATCCGTCGCCTTCCTGCGACGGTTTTACCCCCCTCCGCCGCCAGTCCCGGGCAGACAGTTGCGGCACCCCGTGCCGTTTCATCCTTTTCCTACTGCGACGGCAGCGGAACCatacggagcagcagcagttgctcctgctgctactggtgcctCTGGCCCCTGGCGCCTGGTGCTGGCGTTTGCCTAGGTGGGTTTTGTTAAATCAATCGTGAACTCGGCCGTGACGCGACGCGTTCGTGTGGTGTAAAACTCAACATCCGATCCTCTACCAACAagttcgccagccagccagtacGGGAACCAGATTTTTCCGGACCACGGACCAGGGATGAAAAGCGTTCCCATCGAGTACCACCCGAGTGTAGTGTGGCGTGGATGTGTGAGTGCAGGCTCGCGCGGTAGAGGAAGCCTCGGTTCCAAGTTTTCTCGGTGATACCACCGCCAGCGTTGTGGCCGTACGGCGCCGTCTGGCAAAAGTGGTGCCGACGAGTGGTCCCTTGTGCCATCTGAGTGTCCTTTCGCAGCTCACTTCCGCACTGCACGCCTAatggtggtgaaaaactgtgtgaaaacttttgccactaCACTTCGATTCCGCCCAGTCGCGGAATTTGGTTGCGTGAAGCAAATTGAGCACTCCGGTCCACTAGTGTCGCGGCACGGTCCGCAGAATAAGGTTCGCTACTGCTACTGAATCGCCACGCGTTGCGCCTGTGTTCGTGACCTCAAAGCCCacgtgtgtgagtgagtgattGCGAGTGTGGAAAGCACGACGCGTGAAAAGCCTTCCACGGGGCACGGAACGGGATACTGACGATGCCACGGGACCATACGCTGgacttttgtgtgtgtgcgcggttgCGGATGCGTAACTGCGTACCCTTTCCGATAGTTGTCTGTCAACGTGTCAGTGTGTGATTAATCGAGCaaacggagagagaaagagagagagattatgAGAAAATTCCGAAGACGAGTCGCGATAGGAAAAGGATGCAAACTTTaaaggaaagtaaaacaaaacgggccAGTGACAGCTAGCATTGTGGGGAAACATTGGCTAAATGGGATCGTTTGTTGCTGCAGCGCACGCGATAAGCAACAGCCCCTGAGTGCGATGCGTCACAGGCTGTCAACAGTAGGACTAACCATTCGTCAACATCGTTTGGAGTAAGAGCCACTGGACACTGACCTGACtatcagccagccagcagccggacAGCAGGAGCTGTAATCCCAGCGTGCAGTTAGGACGTAATCCAGCACTCCCCAGAAATGATCCTCGAAGAGGCAGAATCAGGAAGGCCATCGGCCACAGTTGGGTCTGCCAACGAGTTTTTCGGACTCAACAGACAGAAGCCGATCGCCCTCGCTGGAGGCTCAGCGGAAGTGATAAATCTTTCCACAAAGTGCAACGCGCGACCCGTGGAAGCGACAGGCCGGCAAGCATTTAAAGCGAGCCGCAAATCTGTTTCTCGCTTCCGTAGGGAAGGACGACCGAAataaaagttaattaaaagttttcagTCTCGCCTCGCttgcgccacaccacaccaagcGGAGCAGTGGCGGAGGAAGTTTTCCCGCGGCCATGATGCTGCACTTTGCTACCGGTTTgacagagagacagcgagagagagagagcgagagagcgtgAGGGTCCAGAAGGATCCCCGTTCAATTCGGGCAGTCCGTGAGGCAGTAGGCAGAGCATAGGGCAAACAGGCCGAGGGATACGGCGGATAGTGCGAAAGGGAGAAAGGAAATGGAATTTCCCTGTGCGGTCGCGGGTCGCGTTTCCCGAACGGGAGCTAAGGGGCCCTACTACACCGATAGTTAGGCCAAGTTCAATCCAAACTTAGTGattagtttcattttattggcACATGGCGAGATTTATTGGTCGGTTTGCTCGGTGTTGGTGCGTGCTGCTTCACACTCCCACTGAACCTCATCCTTACTAGTGGTAGTCAGAGATGCAGCAGACTTATTCAGCTAGCCGAAGCCCGAACAGCGAAGCAAAATTTGCAGGATGAAACTCTCAGTGGTCGGTCTCCGTATCAGCACGTATCGCCGCACactgccgtgtgccgtgaaAGTGTCAGCCTgccagcgtgtgtgtatgtgtgaaaAACACGATAAAAATACATCCATCACCATGCGCCAGGAAGCgcagaaaaggaaacaaaataacaGTGACACAAGGAGCAGAGAGTGATAAGAATCGCACGGTGgtagaaaattaaattcccaGAAGTGAGCGAAAGGCGACAGGCGacaggcgaaaaaaaacgcgctTCCGAGTGACCCCGTACGGATGGTGGCCCTGCACCACCCTGTAACGCgtgcgagagagcgaaagcgataGAGACGTGTTGCCTTCCCCACTAACGGTGCGGCTGGTGCATCCTGCAGGTCCCCCTCTCGTcgtctctcactctctcactctctcattctcgctctctctgtatTCTCCACGACCCTAGCAAGAACCGTAGCACGGAGCAGCCCTTTATCAGATGTACGCGTCACGCACGGAACGGTGCTCTAGCTTCGTCCGCCGCGCTCCCCAGTGTTGCGGTGCGTGTGCAagtgtgtaagtgtgtgtgtgcctttcaGTGAGCAGGATACAAAAATAAGGGGCAAAAAATCCTAAACGTGAATCCGTTGCCCGGCCCGAGAGGAAACTGCAGCGACAGTGGACACCGAAGGCAGTCAGTGCCGCCAGGAAGTGTGGATGCACGCGGAAGTCCGTTAAGCGGTGCCCCGAGCCAGCAATGGCCGTGGTCCAGTGAAGGGCAGGAGCGTGACGGACCCCTCGACGGACACGGACTAGCATCGGAGTTTTTCCCAGGGCACCGTGCAAACCGAGCAGGTTAGTTCGAACGGGGCACGGGTGACAGTTAATTGAAGCCACCGTTCCTGGCCCATTGTGCGAGATAAGGGCTTGGGTCGGGAGGGGTCACTATGATGGGTGAATGAGCCAAAGACACGAAGCTGGTGCTCGTGGACTGCAGCGGGCCCCATTAATTTGCCCACTATCACCGAAACTGTCAAATGGTTTGTTTCGTCCGATGGCCCGTGCCCGTATTTCGGCGAACCACCGGGGAAAGACAAAGGCCATGTGGCCAAGTTACTGTGCCCGGGCCATCTCTTGTCCAATTCGTGACTATTGCTCGTGTTATTTATGCGACACGGCAATTTATGGCGAGCCTGGACCCGCCGGTTTGCGCGTTCGCGAGTAGAGAGCTCGATGGACCCCGCTTGGATGGAGTTCAAAATTGCAATCATTCTCTGCGgggtggctcgtccgtagatcatccgtctacATTCGTTTCAAGCCCGGCCAGGGTATTAATATGGGCCCAACCATGATGCTGACAATAAACAATATGATCTGAGTAATATTCGCACTCATTTCCCACTCTGCTCCCGACACACCTACACAGAGTGCGCGTCAATGACAGAAGCATCCGGGCTCGATTTAGATCTTGAAAGTTCAAACAGTCCGCGCCCACACGCCCTCGGAAGCGCTGCTAAAGGCGAAGGCGTTGGCGTGATTGATGTGCGGTTCCGTTGAGCACTGAAACCCACTTGGCGCCTCCATCCGGGCGCCAGATCTCATTTTAATTACTTCTACCCTCGGCCAGCCGGTAGAACGCAAGAAACGCATTAGTGTGAAACGCACTCCGCGCCTCGAAACTAGTTCCTGTCGTGTGCCACCCGGGGAGTGGGatgcgagcgagtgagaggaAAGCGAAAATAATTGCATATCATCgcgtggaggcgcctggtggctctgTCCGTAATCGGTTGCCGACGCGTCGGTTGCCGTGGAGCAAATCATCTGTCAAAAACTTGTGTCATCAATCTCTCAAAAAAGTGCAGCATCCCTCGCTCTATCCCACgtcccactctctctcgctctctgcgcATATCTCTTGGGGTGGCATTCGATGGGTGAAAACCGATTTCAATATTAAGAATCGGCTAAcggggcaaacaaaaaaaaaacgaagcagcCACCACATAATGGGCCAAAGCGGGCACTTAAAAGCATCATCCCCATGGGGTGGCCCAGGGCGCCCGGGAagggaatgaaaaatcaattaattttcgcTCTCCAAACGCTCGCGGTGCATACGGGACGGGCAACTTTTGGGCCATGCACTCCGCTCGGGTGCCATTCATCGGGTGCGACGACGGAACGTGCTAGAAGTGACGACAGTGGTGTGGCTGAAGAGGTGACCCATGTGAGGTGGCCGTGTGGGTGATTTCAGGAAAGCTGCCCCACTCacttggcgtcgtcgtcggttatGGCGTGAAAAGTTGAATGAAAAGCTTCCGACCGGGTGCCACGACACGAGAGAGCGCCCTATCGTTTCTGGGAGTGAGTGGCCGAGCGCCAGGAAGTTGAGTGTCTGCGAAAGGAGGGCGAGTTCATTGCGTTCTTCATCAACTTGACAGGGTGCAAATGCGATGGACAATCCTCCggctcactcactctctctctctctcgcgcccaTCAGCGTTGCGAATGGACAGCGGTGACTTTCGAGGGAGCAACTAGATGGAATGCGTTTCGTGAGTAGTGGGCTGAGTGTTCCACCATGGACACCgcgtgtcggtgtgtgcgtgaaatGGGCCACAGCGCTCCCCAGTGCGATCTGCTCCCGTTCGTAGCTACGAGGTGGCTTTCGAACGGTTAGTGGCTGCCAGTGGCGTTCGGTGCCACCAGTACAGATGTGACCTTCCAATCCGCACGGGGAAAACTCCCTATTAACTGTTCCGACGGTTTCACTGCGCGCTGGCTGGCAGCCCGTTGGCCATCCGCCTTTCGCCGTAGCAATCGTTCGTTGTCTAAGTTGAGCCGTGTGTCGTGCGGTGTGTCCAGCCTGCTGAAGGAGTCAGCAAAAACCCGTTTCCGATTGTGTTCCGATGCGAGAAAGTTCAGCCGCTGTGGCCAACGCGTGCGTTGTTACACTCCCCACACAGTGCAAAAGGATCTAATGTTGGCGGTCAAACTAGCCACTGTTTAGTCATCCTTCCCGACCGATCGCTCGCTGTTCcgattatttttgtgttccgAACGGGGCCACACTTTTTTATTGTCCACGCCGTGCAGCAAGCAAGCGCCTTCGAGTGAGGCTCGCAGCGTGGAAGGAAAAttgcagacacacacacacactcacaggcACGGTCTGCAGAACGGTGCGGTCCGTGCGCCATCTTGAATTTTCCCTACGTCACGTTCCCGCATGTAGTGCGCCCCGTGCGGAGGGAGGCGGAAAGCAGTGACGGGTGGGGTGGTGATTTGGTCAGGCGAATGGACAGTCTTGCGAAGCGCTAGCTCACGT
It includes:
- the LOC128271594 gene encoding alpha-tocopherol transfer protein-like gives rise to the protein MTTLSHPFKDSPEPLEVPKQYAADVDAFYDWAKAQPRFPGFSKNHAHLFLHACLWDVDDAKKAMQKYAQIHANSPEIFDNRDIMGAGVQMTLNATHMVALPRPTPEGYRLLYYRLSDTDPSKMNFAEAVKSFCMFNDAQISMDGIVEGYIVIFDMKGVRLGHLARVQFGPLRVFMSYIQDAHPVRLKKIYIVHTASFINQVMALVKPLIRSELLGLLQFTASGPEEIVGVDYLPKDFGGPYEEVATMHADQKRRLETEYRDWLTDSSALKEAPKQKNGGGPASSNAAIKPPVKAFRGLEID